In the Agelaius phoeniceus isolate bAgePho1 chromosome 11, bAgePho1.hap1, whole genome shotgun sequence genome, one interval contains:
- the ARHGEF3 gene encoding rho guanine nucleotide exchange factor 3 isoform X5, producing MVAKDYPCYLSAKRANFALGAQTVTSPAKETEEPSNKRLKPLSRVTSLASLIPPVRATPLKRFSQTLQRSISFRSESRPELFSPRPWSRNGPPANTKRRDSKLWSETFDVCVNHVLTSKEIKRQEAIFELSQGEEDLIEDLKLAKKAYHDPMLKLSIMTEQELNQIFGTLDSLIPLHEDLLRRLQEVRKPDGSTDHVGHILVGWLPCLNSYDSYCSNQVAAKALLDHKKQDHRVQDFLQRCLESPFSRKLDLWNFLDIPRSRLVKYPLLLREILRHTPNDHPDQQHLEEAINIIQGIVAEINIKTGESECQYYKERLIYLEEGQRDSLIDNSRAVCCHGELKNNRGVKLHVFLFEEVLVITRAVTHNEQLCYQLYRQPLPVRELLLEDLQDGEVRLGGSLRGAFSNNERIKNFFRVSFKNGSQSQTHSLQANDSFNKQQWLNCIRQAKEKLAAGTAEARVPACPRAEAPERMEQSDCESDCSMDTSELGADCERMEQTNSWDSQKQIETNV from the exons ATGGTGGCCAAGGATTATCCCTGCTACTTGTCCGCCAAGAGGGCGAATTTCGCCCTGGGAGCGCAGACGGTGACCAGCCCGGCTAAAGAGACCGAG GAGCCCAGTAACAAACGGCTCAAGCCCCTTTCCAGAGTCACGTCCCTGGCCAGCCTCATCCCCCCTGTGCGAGCCACTCCGCTGAAGCGCTTCAGCCAGACCCTGCAG CGCTCCATCAGCTTCCGCAGCGAGAGCCGCCCCGAGCTGTTCAGCCCACGGCCGTGGTCCCGCAATGGGCCCCCTGCCAACACCAAGAGGAGGGACAGCAAACTCTGGAGCGAGACCTTCGATGTCTGTGTCAATCATGTGCTTACATCCAAGGAAATCAAGAGGCAAGAG GCTATCTTTGAACTTTCCCAGGGAGAAGAAGACCTGATAGAAGATCTGAAGTTGGCAAAAAAG gcTTATCATGACCCAATGCTTAAGCTTTCCATAATGACAGAGCAAGAGTTGAACCAAATTTTTGGAACACTGGACTCTCTAATTCCTCTGCATGAAG ATCTTCTTAGGCGACTTCAAGAAGTCAGGAAACCCGATGGATCAACAGATCATGTTGGCCACATCCTTGTGGGCTGG CTGCCATGCCTGAACTCCTATGACAGCTACTGCAGCAATCAAGTAGCAGCCAAAGCTTTATTGGACCACAAGAAACAAGACCACAGAGTGCAGGATTTCCTGCAGCGCTGCTTGGAGTCTCCCTTCAGCCGCAAACTGGACCTGTGGAACTTCCTTGACATCCCCAGAAGCCGTTTGGTGAAATAccctctgctgctcagagaaaTTTTAAGACACACACCAAATGATCATCCAGATCAACAGCATCTGGAAGAAGCT ATAAATATAATTCAGGGCATTGTGGCTGAAATCAACATAAAGACTGGTGAATCTGAATGCCAGTATTACAAAGAGAGACTTATTTATCTCGAAGAAGGCCAAAGGGATTCATTGATTGATAATTCACGTGCTGTGTGTTGTCATGGGGAACTGAAGAACAACAGGGGAGTG AAGCTGCACGTGTTCCTGTTTGAGGAGGTGCTGGTGATCACTCGGGCCGTGACGCACAACGAGCAGCTGTGCTACCAGCTGTACCGGCAGCCCCTGCCCGTgcgggagctgctgctggaggaccTGCAGGACGGCGAGGTGCGCCTGGGCGGCTCCCTGCGCGGGGCCTTCAGCAACAACGAGAGAA TCAAAAACTTCTTTCGAGTCAGCTTCAAAAACGGATCCCAAAGCCAGACTCACTCTCTCCAAGCCAATGACTCCTTCAACAAGCAGCAGTGGCTGAACTGCATCCGGCAGGCCAAGGAGAAGTTGGCGGCGGGCACGGCGGAGGCGCGGGTCCCTGCGTGCCCCCGGGCAGAGGCCCCGGAGCGCATGGAGCAGTCGGACTGCGAGTCTGACTGCAGCATGGATACCAGCGAGCTCGGCGCCGACTGCGAGCGCATGGAGCAGACGAACTCCTGGGACAGCCAAAAGCAAATAGAAACCAATGTCTGA
- the ARHGEF3 gene encoding rho guanine nucleotide exchange factor 3 isoform X4 yields MVLDGVFNFTWKEPSNKRLKPLSRVTSLASLIPPVRATPLKRFSQTLQRSISFRSESRPELFSPRPWSRNGPPANTKRRDSKLWSETFDVCVNHVLTSKEIKRQEAIFELSQGEEDLIEDLKLAKKAYHDPMLKLSIMTEQELNQIFGTLDSLIPLHEDLLRRLQEVRKPDGSTDHVGHILVGWLPCLNSYDSYCSNQVAAKALLDHKKQDHRVQDFLQRCLESPFSRKLDLWNFLDIPRSRLVKYPLLLREILRHTPNDHPDQQHLEEAINIIQGIVAEINIKTGESECQYYKERLIYLEEGQRDSLIDNSRAVCCHGELKNNRGVKLHVFLFEEVLVITRAVTHNEQLCYQLYRQPLPVRELLLEDLQDGEVRLGGSLRGAFSNNERIKNFFRVSFKNGSQSQTHSLQANDSFNKQQWLNCIRQAKEKLAAGTAEARVPACPRAEAPERMEQSDCESDCSMDTSELGADCERMEQTNSWDSQKQIETNV; encoded by the exons ATGGTGTTGGATGGGGTTTTTAACTTCACTTGGAAG GAGCCCAGTAACAAACGGCTCAAGCCCCTTTCCAGAGTCACGTCCCTGGCCAGCCTCATCCCCCCTGTGCGAGCCACTCCGCTGAAGCGCTTCAGCCAGACCCTGCAG CGCTCCATCAGCTTCCGCAGCGAGAGCCGCCCCGAGCTGTTCAGCCCACGGCCGTGGTCCCGCAATGGGCCCCCTGCCAACACCAAGAGGAGGGACAGCAAACTCTGGAGCGAGACCTTCGATGTCTGTGTCAATCATGTGCTTACATCCAAGGAAATCAAGAGGCAAGAG GCTATCTTTGAACTTTCCCAGGGAGAAGAAGACCTGATAGAAGATCTGAAGTTGGCAAAAAAG gcTTATCATGACCCAATGCTTAAGCTTTCCATAATGACAGAGCAAGAGTTGAACCAAATTTTTGGAACACTGGACTCTCTAATTCCTCTGCATGAAG ATCTTCTTAGGCGACTTCAAGAAGTCAGGAAACCCGATGGATCAACAGATCATGTTGGCCACATCCTTGTGGGCTGG CTGCCATGCCTGAACTCCTATGACAGCTACTGCAGCAATCAAGTAGCAGCCAAAGCTTTATTGGACCACAAGAAACAAGACCACAGAGTGCAGGATTTCCTGCAGCGCTGCTTGGAGTCTCCCTTCAGCCGCAAACTGGACCTGTGGAACTTCCTTGACATCCCCAGAAGCCGTTTGGTGAAATAccctctgctgctcagagaaaTTTTAAGACACACACCAAATGATCATCCAGATCAACAGCATCTGGAAGAAGCT ATAAATATAATTCAGGGCATTGTGGCTGAAATCAACATAAAGACTGGTGAATCTGAATGCCAGTATTACAAAGAGAGACTTATTTATCTCGAAGAAGGCCAAAGGGATTCATTGATTGATAATTCACGTGCTGTGTGTTGTCATGGGGAACTGAAGAACAACAGGGGAGTG AAGCTGCACGTGTTCCTGTTTGAGGAGGTGCTGGTGATCACTCGGGCCGTGACGCACAACGAGCAGCTGTGCTACCAGCTGTACCGGCAGCCCCTGCCCGTgcgggagctgctgctggaggaccTGCAGGACGGCGAGGTGCGCCTGGGCGGCTCCCTGCGCGGGGCCTTCAGCAACAACGAGAGAA TCAAAAACTTCTTTCGAGTCAGCTTCAAAAACGGATCCCAAAGCCAGACTCACTCTCTCCAAGCCAATGACTCCTTCAACAAGCAGCAGTGGCTGAACTGCATCCGGCAGGCCAAGGAGAAGTTGGCGGCGGGCACGGCGGAGGCGCGGGTCCCTGCGTGCCCCCGGGCAGAGGCCCCGGAGCGCATGGAGCAGTCGGACTGCGAGTCTGACTGCAGCATGGATACCAGCGAGCTCGGCGCCGACTGCGAGCGCATGGAGCAGACGAACTCCTGGGACAGCCAAAAGCAAATAGAAACCAATGTCTGA
- the ARHGEF3 gene encoding rho guanine nucleotide exchange factor 3 isoform X2: protein MPGAGQEGARPKQQQQNNFSLFSSTKGWNFRGKKRKQSTQDEDTISICSLDTSEPSNKRLKPLSRVTSLASLIPPVRATPLKRFSQTLQRSISFRSESRPELFSPRPWSRNGPPANTKRRDSKLWSETFDVCVNHVLTSKEIKRQEAIFELSQGEEDLIEDLKLAKKAYHDPMLKLSIMTEQELNQIFGTLDSLIPLHEDLLRRLQEVRKPDGSTDHVGHILVGWLPCLNSYDSYCSNQVAAKALLDHKKQDHRVQDFLQRCLESPFSRKLDLWNFLDIPRSRLVKYPLLLREILRHTPNDHPDQQHLEEAINIIQGIVAEINIKTGESECQYYKERLIYLEEGQRDSLIDNSRAVCCHGELKNNRGVKLHVFLFEEVLVITRAVTHNEQLCYQLYRQPLPVRELLLEDLQDGEVRLGGSLRGAFSNNERIKNFFRVSFKNGSQSQTHSLQANDSFNKQQWLNCIRQAKEKLAAGTAEARVPACPRAEAPERMEQSDCESDCSMDTSELGADCERMEQTNSWDSQKQIETNV from the exons GAGCCCAGTAACAAACGGCTCAAGCCCCTTTCCAGAGTCACGTCCCTGGCCAGCCTCATCCCCCCTGTGCGAGCCACTCCGCTGAAGCGCTTCAGCCAGACCCTGCAG CGCTCCATCAGCTTCCGCAGCGAGAGCCGCCCCGAGCTGTTCAGCCCACGGCCGTGGTCCCGCAATGGGCCCCCTGCCAACACCAAGAGGAGGGACAGCAAACTCTGGAGCGAGACCTTCGATGTCTGTGTCAATCATGTGCTTACATCCAAGGAAATCAAGAGGCAAGAG GCTATCTTTGAACTTTCCCAGGGAGAAGAAGACCTGATAGAAGATCTGAAGTTGGCAAAAAAG gcTTATCATGACCCAATGCTTAAGCTTTCCATAATGACAGAGCAAGAGTTGAACCAAATTTTTGGAACACTGGACTCTCTAATTCCTCTGCATGAAG ATCTTCTTAGGCGACTTCAAGAAGTCAGGAAACCCGATGGATCAACAGATCATGTTGGCCACATCCTTGTGGGCTGG CTGCCATGCCTGAACTCCTATGACAGCTACTGCAGCAATCAAGTAGCAGCCAAAGCTTTATTGGACCACAAGAAACAAGACCACAGAGTGCAGGATTTCCTGCAGCGCTGCTTGGAGTCTCCCTTCAGCCGCAAACTGGACCTGTGGAACTTCCTTGACATCCCCAGAAGCCGTTTGGTGAAATAccctctgctgctcagagaaaTTTTAAGACACACACCAAATGATCATCCAGATCAACAGCATCTGGAAGAAGCT ATAAATATAATTCAGGGCATTGTGGCTGAAATCAACATAAAGACTGGTGAATCTGAATGCCAGTATTACAAAGAGAGACTTATTTATCTCGAAGAAGGCCAAAGGGATTCATTGATTGATAATTCACGTGCTGTGTGTTGTCATGGGGAACTGAAGAACAACAGGGGAGTG AAGCTGCACGTGTTCCTGTTTGAGGAGGTGCTGGTGATCACTCGGGCCGTGACGCACAACGAGCAGCTGTGCTACCAGCTGTACCGGCAGCCCCTGCCCGTgcgggagctgctgctggaggaccTGCAGGACGGCGAGGTGCGCCTGGGCGGCTCCCTGCGCGGGGCCTTCAGCAACAACGAGAGAA TCAAAAACTTCTTTCGAGTCAGCTTCAAAAACGGATCCCAAAGCCAGACTCACTCTCTCCAAGCCAATGACTCCTTCAACAAGCAGCAGTGGCTGAACTGCATCCGGCAGGCCAAGGAGAAGTTGGCGGCGGGCACGGCGGAGGCGCGGGTCCCTGCGTGCCCCCGGGCAGAGGCCCCGGAGCGCATGGAGCAGTCGGACTGCGAGTCTGACTGCAGCATGGATACCAGCGAGCTCGGCGCCGACTGCGAGCGCATGGAGCAGACGAACTCCTGGGACAGCCAAAAGCAAATAGAAACCAATGTCTGA
- the ARHGEF3 gene encoding rho guanine nucleotide exchange factor 3 isoform X3 → MVWCCLFVHHQKKRKQSTQDEDTISICSLDTSEPSNKRLKPLSRVTSLASLIPPVRATPLKRFSQTLQRSISFRSESRPELFSPRPWSRNGPPANTKRRDSKLWSETFDVCVNHVLTSKEIKRQEAIFELSQGEEDLIEDLKLAKKAYHDPMLKLSIMTEQELNQIFGTLDSLIPLHEDLLRRLQEVRKPDGSTDHVGHILVGWLPCLNSYDSYCSNQVAAKALLDHKKQDHRVQDFLQRCLESPFSRKLDLWNFLDIPRSRLVKYPLLLREILRHTPNDHPDQQHLEEAINIIQGIVAEINIKTGESECQYYKERLIYLEEGQRDSLIDNSRAVCCHGELKNNRGVKLHVFLFEEVLVITRAVTHNEQLCYQLYRQPLPVRELLLEDLQDGEVRLGGSLRGAFSNNERIKNFFRVSFKNGSQSQTHSLQANDSFNKQQWLNCIRQAKEKLAAGTAEARVPACPRAEAPERMEQSDCESDCSMDTSELGADCERMEQTNSWDSQKQIETNV, encoded by the exons GAGCCCAGTAACAAACGGCTCAAGCCCCTTTCCAGAGTCACGTCCCTGGCCAGCCTCATCCCCCCTGTGCGAGCCACTCCGCTGAAGCGCTTCAGCCAGACCCTGCAG CGCTCCATCAGCTTCCGCAGCGAGAGCCGCCCCGAGCTGTTCAGCCCACGGCCGTGGTCCCGCAATGGGCCCCCTGCCAACACCAAGAGGAGGGACAGCAAACTCTGGAGCGAGACCTTCGATGTCTGTGTCAATCATGTGCTTACATCCAAGGAAATCAAGAGGCAAGAG GCTATCTTTGAACTTTCCCAGGGAGAAGAAGACCTGATAGAAGATCTGAAGTTGGCAAAAAAG gcTTATCATGACCCAATGCTTAAGCTTTCCATAATGACAGAGCAAGAGTTGAACCAAATTTTTGGAACACTGGACTCTCTAATTCCTCTGCATGAAG ATCTTCTTAGGCGACTTCAAGAAGTCAGGAAACCCGATGGATCAACAGATCATGTTGGCCACATCCTTGTGGGCTGG CTGCCATGCCTGAACTCCTATGACAGCTACTGCAGCAATCAAGTAGCAGCCAAAGCTTTATTGGACCACAAGAAACAAGACCACAGAGTGCAGGATTTCCTGCAGCGCTGCTTGGAGTCTCCCTTCAGCCGCAAACTGGACCTGTGGAACTTCCTTGACATCCCCAGAAGCCGTTTGGTGAAATAccctctgctgctcagagaaaTTTTAAGACACACACCAAATGATCATCCAGATCAACAGCATCTGGAAGAAGCT ATAAATATAATTCAGGGCATTGTGGCTGAAATCAACATAAAGACTGGTGAATCTGAATGCCAGTATTACAAAGAGAGACTTATTTATCTCGAAGAAGGCCAAAGGGATTCATTGATTGATAATTCACGTGCTGTGTGTTGTCATGGGGAACTGAAGAACAACAGGGGAGTG AAGCTGCACGTGTTCCTGTTTGAGGAGGTGCTGGTGATCACTCGGGCCGTGACGCACAACGAGCAGCTGTGCTACCAGCTGTACCGGCAGCCCCTGCCCGTgcgggagctgctgctggaggaccTGCAGGACGGCGAGGTGCGCCTGGGCGGCTCCCTGCGCGGGGCCTTCAGCAACAACGAGAGAA TCAAAAACTTCTTTCGAGTCAGCTTCAAAAACGGATCCCAAAGCCAGACTCACTCTCTCCAAGCCAATGACTCCTTCAACAAGCAGCAGTGGCTGAACTGCATCCGGCAGGCCAAGGAGAAGTTGGCGGCGGGCACGGCGGAGGCGCGGGTCCCTGCGTGCCCCCGGGCAGAGGCCCCGGAGCGCATGGAGCAGTCGGACTGCGAGTCTGACTGCAGCATGGATACCAGCGAGCTCGGCGCCGACTGCGAGCGCATGGAGCAGACGAACTCCTGGGACAGCCAAAAGCAAATAGAAACCAATGTCTGA